From Zingiber officinale cultivar Zhangliang chromosome 5B, Zo_v1.1, whole genome shotgun sequence, the proteins below share one genomic window:
- the LOC121986516 gene encoding premnaspirodiene oxygenase-like, translating to MEFQLPSLPISLSIFFVLLIIVRRLFTSKPNHVGPEFPTPSRLPFIGNFHHLVGKQPHHALRDLARKHGNVMKLQLGQVDQIIISSREGAQQVLKEQDANFAFRPEITAAKIIAYGQSDIAFSNGNYWRQLRKICVMELLGSKRVKSFASLRKEKVGRLMSDVSYAAAIGKPVNLGERLNELTNSIVVQASFGRSCPQQKKFMQILKEVIKMSSGFSVGDLFPSLKVVDVLTGFSAQLIKYHKKLDVILDEIIKEHQMNRDRGEQEDLIDVLLRLKDEGNLEVPISFGNIKAVAIVRYVRWRDGHNCKPH from the exons ATGGAGTTTCAACTCCCGTCTCTTCCCATCTCGCTCTCCATCTTCTTTGTTCTCCTGATCATCGTCAGGAGGCTCTTCACCTCCAAGCCTAACCACGTGGGGCCGGAGTTTCCCACCCCCTCAAGGCTGCCCTTCATTGGCAACTTTCATCATCTCGTCGGCAAGCAGCCCCACCACGCGCTCCGCGACCTAGCTCGCAAGCATGGGAATGTCATGAAGCTCCAACTCGGCCAAGTCGACCAAATCATCATCAGCTCGCGGGAGGGCGCGCAGCAGGTGCTCAAGGAGCAGGACGCCAACTTCGCCTTTCGCCCCGAGATCACTGCCGCCAAGATCATTGCCTACGGCCAAAGCGACATCGCCTTCTCCAACGGCAATTACTGGCGCCAGCTGCGCAAAATTTGCGTCATGGAGCTGCTCGGCTCAAAGCGTGTCAAGTCGTTTGCGTCTTTAAGGAAGGAGAAGGTCGGTCGTCTCATGAGCGACGTCAGCTACGCTGCAGCCATCGGGAAGCCAGTCAACCTGGGGGAGAGGCTGAACGAGTTAACCAACTCCATCGTGGTCCAAGCTTCGTTTGGGAGAAGCTGCCCGCAACAGAAAAAGTTCATGCAGATTCTCAAAGAAGTCATCAAAATGTCTAGCGGATTTAGCGTTGGTGATCTTTTTCCATCCCTTAAAGTCGTTGATGTCCTCACTGGATTTAGCGCTCAGTTAAtcaaatatcacaagaaactagaTGTGATCCTCGATGAAATAATCAAGGAGCATCAGATGAACCGTGATAGAGGTGAACAGGAGGATCTTATTGACGTTTTACTCAGGCTCAAAGATGAAGGCAACCTAGAAGTGCCAATCTCATTTGGCAATATCAAGGCTGTTGCGATTGTGA GATATGTTCGCTGGAGGGACGGACACAACTGCAAGCCTCATTGA
- the LOC121986515 gene encoding alpha-humulene 10-hydroxylase-like, with the protein MEDKGYIEETDVPQFNYIHQVVKETLRLHPPFPILFPRVAQETTEVLGYILPAGTRVLINVWALGRDPRYWKDAESFKPERFEEGVDKEFKGNDFEFLPFGAGRRMCAGMTFGLTTLELTLSKFLFHFDWAFPKGVKAEDIDMSETFGASVSKKVNLLLVPSLRYPFPTFE; encoded by the coding sequence ATGGAGGATAAAGGTTATATCGAGGAGACTGATGTTCCACAATTTAACTATATCCATCAAGTGGTCAAAGAAACTTTAAGGTTGCATCCACCATTCCCGATCTTGTTTCCACGAGTGGCTCAAGAGACTACTGAAGTTCTTGGCTACATACTTCCTGCTGGAACAAGAGTCCTCATCAATGTTTGGGCACTAGGAAGGGATCCAAGATACTGGAAAGATGCTGAGAGCTTTAAGCCGGAGAGATTCGAAGAAGGTGTCGACAAAGAATTCAAAGGCAATGACTTTGAGTTCTTGCCATTCGGTGCCGGTAGAAGGATGTGTGCAGGCATGACCTTTGGATTGACGACTTTAGAACTGACATTGTCTAAATTTCTGTTCCACTTTGATTGGGCGTTTCCAAAGGGAGTGAAAGCCGAGGACATTGacatgtctgaaactttcggagCAAGTGTTTCAAAGAAGGTTAATCTTCTCTTAGTTCCTTCACTTCGCTACCCCTTCCCGACATTCGAGTAA